From the Paenibacillus sp. MMS20-IR301 genome, the window GCACCGGCGCGTTGCTGAGTAATGCCAAACAGGCAGTGATCAACATCGGGTTAGTTAACATCAAGACAGTATAGCAAACGCCGGAACACTCACTTCCAGTTAGGATGCAGCGCAATCAGCTTATCATCCCCGGCGCGCGGGCTGCCTCTGCCGTCCCGGTTGTTCGTCATGAGGTACAGCGTGCCGTCCGGCCCTTCTGCTACGTTGCGGATCCGTCCGTACTCCTCCTGGAACAGGCCTGTTACAACAGGAGTTCCGCCGCTGCTGGACAGTGACACCCGCAGCAGCTGCTCTCCGGCCAGACCGGCGACCAGCAGTTCACCCTTCCAAGGCCCTTGCGTGATAAAGGTCATACCGGACGGCGCCCAGGTCTCCTCTCCGCTGTGCACCAGCGGAGCGGCCAGCTTCAGTCTGGCAGCTCCGGTCTCATCGCCTTCGATCAGCGGCCAGCCATAATTAGCACCAGCCTGAATGATGTTGATCTCGTCGTGGCTTGACTGGCCATGCTCCGAGCTGTACAGCACTCCGGTTCCCGGCTGCCAAGCCAGGCCCTGCGGGTTGCGGTGTCCCATGCTGTAAATCGGTGATCCCGGCCGCGGGTTATCTTTCGGGATGGCACCGCTGGTGGTAATACGCAGGATTTTTCCGCCCAGACTATTCCGGTCCTGGGCCAGATCCGGCTCATACCGCTCGCCTGTGGTGATGTACAAGTAACCGTCCGGGCCAATTTTAATCCGGCCCCCATTATGATTCGTGTCGCCTGGAATGTTATCCATGAGCACCTTATTAATTGCTGCTGTACTGCTGCCGATCTTAATTTGAAGTACCCGGTTCGCCACCCCGCCCTCCTTGCTGCGGTAAGAATGATAGACATAAGCTAAGCCGTTGCTCTTAAATGCCGGATCCAGCGCAAGACCCAGTAATCCGCCCTCCCCCCTGCTGACAAAAGGTGCTTTCAATTCCAGCAGCGGAGTACTGCGGAGCTTCCCGTTCTCAATCACGCGCAGGCTGCCCGGGCGCTCGGTGAAAAAAATCCGCCCGTCCGGGGCAAACGCCATCTCCCAGGGAACATTCAGCCCGCTTGCCAAAGTATGCGCAGTATAAGGAAAAGCTGAGGTTACCGGCTGCTTCGGCCCGACCGTAGCACTTCCCGGCTTTGTCCCTTGACCGGTCTCCCCCGCCCCGGCAGACACTCCTGGCGTTTCCGCCGCAGTTCCTTGCGGCCCTTCCCCCGGCGGGGACTGGTTCTTAGCAGGCTGTGCATCAAACTGCGGATTCCGGCCTTCCAGTTTCCCTTGCACCTCATTGCCACCGGAAGATGTGCTACAGGCTGACAGAAGTCCCGTCAGCAGAATTAAAGCTCC encodes:
- a CDS encoding PQQ-dependent sugar dehydrogenase, with amino-acid sequence MSGTSIRSRSFLLCGALILLTGLLSACSTSSGGNEVQGKLEGRNPQFDAQPAKNQSPPGEGPQGTAAETPGVSAGAGETGQGTKPGSATVGPKQPVTSAFPYTAHTLASGLNVPWEMAFAPDGRIFFTERPGSLRVIENGKLRSTPLLELKAPFVSRGEGGLLGLALDPAFKSNGLAYVYHSYRSKEGGVANRVLQIKIGSSTAAINKVLMDNIPGDTNHNGGRIKIGPDGYLYITTGERYEPDLAQDRNSLGGKILRITTSGAIPKDNPRPGSPIYSMGHRNPQGLAWQPGTGVLYSSEHGQSSHDEINIIQAGANYGWPLIEGDETGAARLKLAAPLVHSGEETWAPSGMTFITQGPWKGELLVAGLAGEQLLRVSLSSSGGTPVVTGLFQEEYGRIRNVAEGPDGTLYLMTNNRDGRGSPRAGDDKLIALHPNWK